Below is a genomic region from Mucilaginibacter auburnensis.
CCAGGAAGTATATCCATTGCTAACAAGCATTGATAATATATTAGCTGCTAAAACCAAAGCTACTACTAAAGATACTGCAAAAAGCGAAACCGCTGCAGCTGCAGATACAGCTAAGAAAGATGGTTTAGCATTGATCAATAAAGTTCAAAAAAACAGCAAAGATACTTCTGCAACTGCTTTAAGATCAAAACTTGCTAATGAGCACCCTTTAATGAGCGTGCTTAGTCCGCCGGTTTACTCTGATGCATCAGGTCAGCCGCAGTTAATGCCAGGCCCGCTTGCAGGTATTGCTTTACAAAAAGATACTGCTAAAGTAAACGCTTATTTACGCAGCCCCGAGGTTAAAAACAGTATTCCAAGAAACATGAAGTTTTTATGGAGCGTTAAGCCTCGCGAAAAAACCAAGCAGTTTGAGTTATACGCTATTAAACTTACCGGTGCAGAGAACGGCCCTGTTCTTTCCGGCGACGTGATCAACGATGCCAGAAACGTAACCGACCAGCGTGGTAACCCGGAAGTGGAAATGACCATGAACGCTGCCGGTGCGCAAAAATGGCGCATTATTACAGCCGATGCAGCTGCTGCAACTCCTAAAAAAGCAATAGCAATTGTTTTGGATGACAACGTATATTCTGCTCCAACTGTACAAAACGAAATTTCGGGCGGTATTTCTTCCATATCAGGAACCTTTACTGTTGATGACACCAAAGACTTAGCCAACGTATTAAAAGCTGGCCGTTTAGATGCTCCTGCCCGCATTGTTGGTGAAGACGTGGTAGGTCCATCATTAGGTCAGCAGTCTATCAATGATGGTTTAATGTCATGCGTGCTGGGCCTGGTTGTGGTGTTGGTGTTCATGATAGCTTACTACAACCGCGCAGGTACTGTAGCTGTAATGGCAGTGGTAGTTAACGTATTCTTCCTGATGGGTGTTTTAACCAGCTTACACGCGGTATTAACGTTGCCTGGTATTGCCGGTATCGTATTAACCTTGGGTATGGCGGTAGATGCTAACGTACTGATCTATGAGCGCGTTCGTGAAGAATTAGCATTAGGTAAATCATTACGTTTAGCGGTAAGCGATGGTTTTAAACACGCGCTTTCATCCATCCTTGACTCCAACATTAGTACCTTCTTAACCGGTTTAATACTGTTTGTGTTCGGTAGCGGTCCAATCCAGGGTTTCGCAACTACGTTAATGATCGGTATTATCACCTCATTGTTCTGCTCTTTATTGATATCCCGTATCATATTTGAGTGGTTGTTAGACAAAGGCAGCGATATCAAATTTTCAAACCCTTGGAGCGCGCATACATTTAAAAACGCCAATTTCGCGTTTGTTAAAAACCGTAGAAAATTCTACGCCGTTTCATTAATATTCATTGCTGCAGGTTTTGTATCAATGTTTACCCAGGGCTTTAACTATGGTGTTGACTTCCAGGGTGGCCGTACCTATGTTATCCACTTCCAGAATAAAAACGCAACTGTAGAAGACGTTCGTGAAACTGTTGAGGATGTGTTAGGTCGTGGTACGCAGGTTAAAACCTACGGTACTGATAAGATCAGCGTTACAACTAACTATCTGATCGAAGAAAACCTGCCGACTACTGATGCTAAGGTGGAGCAGACATTGATCTCTACTCTTAACAAAAAAGAAGTTACGCAGATGTCTAAAAAAGACATAGTGAGCTCTCAAAAAGTTGAAGCAACTATTGCTGACGGTCTGAAAAAATCAGCTGTATGGACAGTGGTATTTGCCATATTAGTAATTGCGGCTTATATATTGATCCGTTTCCGCAAATGGCAATACAGCTTAGGTGCATTAGTAGCAACTGCTCACGATGCCTTATTGGTATTATCATTTTTCTCATTGTTTAAAAACGTAATTCCGTTCCTTGAAATAGACCAGGCTTTCATAGCTGCAATATTGACAGTTATTGGTTACTCAATTAATGACACCGTGGTTGTGTTAGACCGTATCCGTGAGTTTATTGGCCTGCACCACTCTAAAGCTGATAACCCGGAAGAGGTGATCAATACAGCTATCAACAGCACATTAAGCCGTACTATTATTACAGCCTTGACCGTATTGTTCGTGTTGATCGTTCTGTTCTTATTCGGCGGAGACGTTATCCGTGGCTTCTCGTTTGCGTTATTGATAGGTATCATGTTCGGTACTTACTCGTCCATCTGCGTTGCTACACCGGTTATAGTTGACTTCGGAAAGAAAGATCTCAGATAAAACTGACGATCAATGAACATTAAAAAAGGCTCCGAAGAATATTTGGAGCCTTTTTTGTTATACTTAAATCACACACATCCTTACTATGGAAAACACATCAAAATTCCCGTTAGTAGTAATCATTGGCGGCGGCTTTGGCGGCCTGCAGGTAGCAAAGAACCTGGCCGATGCTCCTGTTGAAGTGCTTATGCTGGACAAGCACAATTATCACACATTTCAACCGCTGCTCTACCAGGTTGCTACCGGTAGTCTGGAAGCCGAATCAATAGCCTTCTCCTTACGTAAAAACTTTAGTGATCAGAAAAACTTCCGGTTCCGTATTGCTGAAGTTTCGGGCGTTGATACAGAATACAGTACACTTTTTACAACTATAGGTGATATTAAGTACGATTATTTGGTGATAGCCACCGGTTCAACCACCAATTTTTTCGGCAACAAAGAAATTGAGCGCTATGCTATGCCAATGAAATCAATACCCGAAGCGTTGAACCTTAGGTATTTGATGTTGCAGAACTTAGAGGAAGCCGTAAGAACAACTAATAAAGATGATAGGGAAGCGCTGTTATCATTTGTTCTGGTTGGTGCCGGCCCAACAGGTGTTGAGCTGGCAGGATCGCTTGCAGAGCTTAGAAACCATATTTTGACCAAGGACTACCCCGAGCTTCAAAAAGAGGAAATGAAGGTTTACCTGGTTGACTTTCTGCCAAAGGTATTAGGACCTTTCTCTGACGAGGGCTCAAGCGCTGCCAAAGATTTCCTGACCGGAATGGGTGTGGAAGTATTGTTAAATATGAAAGTGGAAAGCTACGATGGCAACGAGATCAAATTTGAGGGCGGTAAAATAATACGTACCAAAAACGTGATATGGTCTGCCGGCGTGATGGGGGTTGTGCCTGAAGGTGTGAATAAAGAACATTTAGAAAGAGGCAACAGAATACGTGTTGACGGCACGTTACGTATTAATGGCTATAATAACATTTTTGCCATTGGCGACGTTGCGGCTATGATAACCGAAAAAACTCCCAAGGGACATCCCGGAGTAGCTCAGGTAGCTATTCAGCAAGGTAAGCATGCTGCAAAAAACATTGTTCATATTTTAAGAGGCGAGCAAACAGAAATATTTGAGTATAATGATAAAGGCTCATTAGCTACAATCGGAAGGAATAAGGCAATAGCCGATTTAGGAAAGCTTAAGTTCCAGGGCTTTTTTGCCTGGCTGATCTGGATGTTTGTACACCTTATTTCATTGCTTGGCTTCCGCAATAAGGTAGTGGTATTTGTCAACTGGGTGGGTAGCTACTTTAGTAACAACGGCGGCACCAGGTTAATCATTCGCGGATTTAAACGGGAAGAATTGTCTAAGAAAGATGAGCAGGTATCGGTAGCTGATTAACTTAATCAAATATGTATTAACGTCATGCCGAATATATTCGGCATGACGTTTCTTTTTTTATTTTACCCTCTTGAATACGCTCGCCGCCAAGGGTGGTAATGTAATGTTTATACTGTTCTCTCTGCCATGCCAGTTTACGGCTTCGCTGCATGTAACGCCTTTGTTGTTCACACCACTGCCCCAAAAACCAATCTCGTCTGAATTGAAAATTTCCTGCCAGTTACCGGCGTCAGGCACTCCTACCCTGTAGTTTTCGCGCACAACAGGTGTCATGTTTAAAATAACTACCACATCATCTTCCGGGTTATTTCCTTTACGGGAGTAAACAACAATAGAGTCATTAACGTTACCACCATCAATCCATTCAAAGCCGTCACCGCTGAATTGCTTTTCATACAAAGCCGGCTCGTTTTTATAAAGCGTGTTCAGTGCCTTAACAGCTTCTTTTATACCTGCATGATTAGGATATTCCAATAAATGCCATGGTAAAGAGTGCTGATAGTTCCATTCATCTCCCTGACCAAATTCACTGCCCATAAATAACAGTTTCGCTCCCGGATGCGTAAACATATAGCTATAAACCAAACGGAGGTTGGCAAATTGCTGCCACTCATCGCCCGGCATTTTACGCAGCATGGAACCCTTACCATAAACCACTTCGTCATGCGAGAATGGCAGCATAAAGTTCTCAGTAAAAGCGTATATCAAACTAAACGTTAACTGGTTATGATGATATTTCCGGTTAATTGGATCTTCATGAAAGTACTTGATGGTATCGTGCATCCAGCCCATCATCCATTTCATGCCAAAACCCAAGCCTCCCAGAAACACCGGGCGACTAACACCATGGAAAGAGGTTGATTCTTCTGCTATGGTTTGCACATCAGGGAAGTGGCTGTAGCACGCTTCGTTGAAATCTTTCAGGAAAGAAATAGCTTCCAGGTTTTCGTTACCACCAAACATATTAGGCTCCCACTCACCGTGATTACGGGAATAATCAAGGTATAACATAGATGCAACTGCGTCTACACGCAAACCGTCAATATGATATCTGTCCAGCCAGAAAATAGCATTACTGATCAAAAATGAGCGCACCTCATTACGTCCGTAATTGAAGATGTACGATTTCCAATCAGGGTGGTAACCCTTGCGCGGATCGGCATGCTCATATAAATGTGTACCATCAAACCTGTACAATGCATGTATATCTCCCGGAAAATGCGATGGAACCCAATCCATTATCACACCAATGCCCTCGCGGTGAAAGGCTTCTATTAGTCGCATTAATTGCTGTGGCGTACCGTAGCGGGCAGAAGCCGCAAAATATCCGCTTACCTGGTAGCCCCAGCTTGGATAGTATGGGTGCTCTGCCAAAGGCATAAACTCTACGTGCGTAAAGCCAAGCTCTTTAACGTAAGGCACCAATTTATCAATTAACTGCTCATAAGTATAAAATTCATCAGGGCTTTCCCAATTACGCGCCCACGAACCCAAATGCACTTCATAAACCGAATATGGCTGCGCCAGGTTATTGTGCTTATGGCGGGTATACATCCATAATTCATCCTGCCATTCGTGGTAAGTATCTGCCACTATTGAGCCGGTAAGCGGTGGTACTTCCCAGCGTAAAGCAAACGGGTCGCTTTTTTCTAACTCCTCTCCGCTTGATGATTTGATGAAATACTTATAAACCTCGCCAACGCCAACATTCGGAATAAAGCCTTCCCATATACCCGAACCATCCCACCTTACATGCAGCGGATGCGAGCCTTTGTTCCAGCCATTAAAGTTGGCCATAACCGATATATATTGCGCGTTAGGCGCCCATACAGCGAAATACGTTCCAATAACGCCCTTATGCTCTACCACATGCGAACCAAATTTTTCGTATAGTTTGTAGTGTTTACCCGATTGAAAAAGTGAAACGTCAAAATCAGTAAAACGGCTGTAAGGCTCAACTGCTAAAAGCTGTTGCGGTTGTTGCTCCGGCAAGTTCTCACTAACTGGTTTAATAGCTTTAGTGGCTTTGGGTTTAGTTGTTTTAACAGGTTTTGATGCGGGAATTTCTGCGTCCTTTTTAACGGATCTTTTAGCCATATGAGTTGCCCTTACGGGAATTTAGGAAATTGAATAATGTCAAATATATCATTATTCAACATTTAAGGGTGATGCATGTTTATGATAAAAAAAATAACCCCGGTTTTGGCCGGGGTTATGACAGTTTACACTGCAATTTCTATCTTCTTAAACTTCTTATTCGTTTGAAATTCAAGCACCTTGTTTTCATTGATAGTAAACTCGGTTATTGGCTTATCATCAGCCATAATTTTGGTTGGCGTAAACGGCAAGCCAAATACGTTGAACTGATAGGTTTCATAACGCGGCGTGTATAAACCTTCCATGCTTTGCTCAATAACAAAATTGATCACACTGCCACGCACTGCAAATTTCTTTTCAGAATAAATATCCTGCTCATAGGCAAAAGTTTCGCCGTAATCTTCAAAGAAGAAGGAATTGGTCTCTATATCGTTAAAGTAAACGTTGAGTATTACTTCTTCAATTTCCTTTTCGCCCACATACTGCATTACCGGATATTCTGGCAATACAGCACCTGCTTTAACAAACAATGGTATAGTGTCTAAAGGCGTTTCCACTTCGATCTCTTTTCCACCTTCTACTATCTCATTTGTCCAGAAGTTATACCATTGGCCTTTGTGTAGGTACAGCTTGCGGCTTTTTTGTCCGGGTTCTAATACCGGGCATACTAACAGTTTATCGCCATACTTAAACTCATCCTGACGGTAGTGATTGCTATACTCTCCTTGCTCCTGCATAACTATAGGGCGCAATATAGGGAAACCATAACGGTGATGCTCCCAGAATGTTGAGTAGAAATAAGGCATTAAGCGATACCTCAACTCAATAAACTTACGGTTGATAGAAGTATACGGCTCGCCAAAGCTCCATGGCTCGCGTTCTTTAGTATCTCCGGCAGAGTGCGCGCGCATAAATGGTGCAAAAGTGCCTATTTGAATCCAACGCGTAAACAGTTCTCCGTCTGGTTCACCGCTAAAGCCACCAATATCAGTACCACAAAACGGTATGCCTGATATAGATAAACGCTGTAATTGTATGTTACCTAATTTTAGATGCTCCCAGGTGGCTACGTTATCGCCTGTCCAAACAGATGTGTAACGCTGCACACCAGAATAGCCTGCCCTTGTAATAGTGAACGGACGCTTATTTTTCATGATGTTGCGCAACCCCTCGTAAGTGGCGCGTACCATTTGCATACCATAAACATTGTGCGCCTTACGGTGCGATCCGCGGTGCCCGTCGTACTGATGACGAACGTCATCAGGGAAAGTACCGGTACCAAACACAGCAGGTTCGTTCATATCATTCCAAACACCCGCTACGCCGGCTTCAACTAAGCCCTGGAACAAACCGCCCCACCATTCACGTACCTCCGGGTTTGTAAAATCCGGAAACTGGCAACGGCCCGGCCACACATGGCCCTCCATAAAGTAATCATCGCTTCGGCGGCAGAAATAGTTTTTCTCTTTGCCTTCTTTAAATACCCAATAGTTATCATCTACGCGAATCCCAGGGTCAATAATAACTACCGTTTTAAATCCATCATCAGATAGTTCTTTTACCATCTTCTTCGGATCCGGGAAATACTTTTTGTTCCAGGTAAAGCAACGGTAGCCATCCATGTAATCTATATCTAAATAGATGGCGTCGCAAGGTATTTGCTGCTCACGGAAAGTTTTGGCAATTGCCCTCACCTTAGCTTCAGGATAGTAGCTCCAACGGCATTGGTGATAACCAAAGGCCCACATTGGCGGCATAGCATGGGTACCTGTAAGCAGGTGATAATTTTTAACCACATCCATCATATGCGGACCGTGGATATAGTAATATCTCAGCTCGCCACCATCCGCCCAAAAACTGGTATGGTCATTTTGTTCTTTACCAAAGTCAAAATGCGATTTGTAAGTATTGTCAAAGAAAATGCCGTGAGCAATATTCTCGTTTACGCTGATGTAAAATGGAATGGTGCGGTAAATAGGATCCTGGTTCCACTGAAATGAATAAGCATCAGTGTTCCAGTTAACAAAGCGCTTGCCGCGTAAGTTAAGTTCTGTAGCTTTATCTCCTAAACCAAAAAAGCTTTCCTGCGGAGCACATGTTTTGGTACAGAATACGTAATAACCTCCAAAAGATACGTTCTCTTCCCAGTGCATGGATACAGCATCCGAACTGGTAATATGATGCTCGGCATCAGAGAAGGAAATAAAGAAATCTGCTTTACGGATGTGGCAGTTTACCACATTGGTTGATACCCTGAACTCATTTTCATCTTCAAACAAGGCAAACTCAGTGGTTTTTTGTTCCAACTTCGGTACGGCGTATGAAAATTCATCCAAAAATACGCCATGCGGAGCAAGCCTCACCCGGATGATCTGATCGGTTACAACAACAACCTCAACTTTGGCATCGCCATCAGTAAAGTAAAATTTATTGGTTTGCTGCAGACAGCTATTGGCCGTACCGAGGTATTTTTTTTGTATAGGTTTTAAACCTATTACCGGGTTATTGACGTGCTTAAAATCTTCTTCTTCATCAGCTACAACGTTGGTTGGCTCAATTTCCGGATCTTTAGTGTTCTCTTCCATATAAAAATTAAAAAACTGATGATATAGCCCGTAAAAGTTAAAAACGGGTAATCAACAACCTGTTTCAACAGCTAATAAACGATTTTTATCGCACAAATAAGCTATCGCACAACTATAAATTGGATGAATTTTTAAAAATTAACAGGGTTTTAAAAATTACCGCTCATTTCTAAAATTTTCACATTCTTTTATATCTAAAAACGGTTAACAGCACGTTAAGGTTACATTATTTCAACTTTTTCGGCAACCTATCTTTCAACTATTGCTCAGCTTTTAATTTTACCTTTGCATCATGATGAAACCAGGTCTGGAAGAAATATTTTCAATAAGCAATGCGGTTCAATTTGAGCGAGCTGCTTTGCAGGTATTTAAATATCAGGCTAACCATTGTCAAGTTTACAGCGATTTTATTAGAGGCTTAAGCGTTGATTCTTCAAAAATTCAGCAGGTAGAACAGATACCATTTTTACCGATAAGCTTTTTCAAAAACCATACGGTAAAAAGCGACGATAAAGATGCCGATACTGTTTTCACCAGTTCGGGTACTACCGGCATGATAACCAGCAGGCATTATGTCAGCGATGTAAGCTGGTATGAAGAAAGTTTCAGAAATGCCTTTGAGTTATTCTATGGCAACATCAAAAACTACACTGTTCTGGCGCTGCTACCCTCCTATTTAGAGCGTGAAGGCTCGTCATTAATATATATGGCTGCTGATCTCATAAAAGGTTCTTGCAATCCCTATAGTGGTTTTTATTTATATAATCATGAAGAGTTATATCAACAATTGCTAAAGCAACAACGCGCTGGTAAGCCTACCTTGCTTATCGGCGTAACATTTGCGCTGCTTGATTTTGTTGAAGCCTATCAATTGAACTTTCCGGAATTGATTATAATGGAAACCGGCGGCATGAAAGGCCGCCGTAAAGAAATGATACGCGAAGAACTGCACAATATATTATGCAATGGTTTTGGTGTTGAACAAATCCATTCGGAATATGGGATGACTGAGCTGCTATCTCAGGCTTACTCTAAAGGAGATGGCCTATTTGCATGCCCGCCATGGATGAAGATACTGATAAGAGATACCAACGATCCGCTGAGTCTCATCCCTTCAAACAAAACAGGTGGCATCAATGTAATTGACCTTGCCAATATTAACTCATGCTCATTTATTGCTACGCAGGATCTGGGCAAACTGCATGCTGAAGGCGAGTTTGAAGTATTAGGCCGTTTTGACAACTCAGATATACGCGGTTGCAATTTGTTGATAGCTTAAAACTTAATGTACAACTAACAGATTTTATTTAATTTAGCCGCAAATACGTATCCTATTATGATGGAAAAATTTTTGAACGATGAACAA
It encodes:
- the secDF gene encoding protein translocase subunit SecDF → MQGKGVIKFFAVILALACIYQLSFTWVAHKVENDARLYAKGDTAVEKAYLDSISTQPVYPLLGHTYQYCLENELALGLDLKGGMNVTMQISLQEVVKGLSNNNPDPVFNQALVNATNAMKTSQTDYITLFVSEYEKLNPNGKLAAIFSTKDNQANLKYNASNSEVEKYLKAEAETAVQQSYTVLNTRIDQFGVTQPNISLEKKTNRILIELPGVKDPARVRKLLSGTAKLEFYETYQSQEVYPLLTSIDNILAAKTKATTKDTAKSETAAAADTAKKDGLALINKVQKNSKDTSATALRSKLANEHPLMSVLSPPVYSDASGQPQLMPGPLAGIALQKDTAKVNAYLRSPEVKNSIPRNMKFLWSVKPREKTKQFELYAIKLTGAENGPVLSGDVINDARNVTDQRGNPEVEMTMNAAGAQKWRIITADAAAATPKKAIAIVLDDNVYSAPTVQNEISGGISSISGTFTVDDTKDLANVLKAGRLDAPARIVGEDVVGPSLGQQSINDGLMSCVLGLVVVLVFMIAYYNRAGTVAVMAVVVNVFFLMGVLTSLHAVLTLPGIAGIVLTLGMAVDANVLIYERVREELALGKSLRLAVSDGFKHALSSILDSNISTFLTGLILFVFGSGPIQGFATTLMIGIITSLFCSLLISRIIFEWLLDKGSDIKFSNPWSAHTFKNANFAFVKNRRKFYAVSLIFIAAGFVSMFTQGFNYGVDFQGGRTYVIHFQNKNATVEDVRETVEDVLGRGTQVKTYGTDKISVTTNYLIEENLPTTDAKVEQTLISTLNKKEVTQMSKKDIVSSQKVEATIADGLKKSAVWTVVFAILVIAAYILIRFRKWQYSLGALVATAHDALLVLSFFSLFKNVIPFLEIDQAFIAAILTVIGYSINDTVVVLDRIREFIGLHHSKADNPEEVINTAINSTLSRTIITALTVLFVLIVLFLFGGDVIRGFSFALLIGIMFGTYSSICVATPVIVDFGKKDLR
- a CDS encoding NAD(P)/FAD-dependent oxidoreductase, which translates into the protein MENTSKFPLVVIIGGGFGGLQVAKNLADAPVEVLMLDKHNYHTFQPLLYQVATGSLEAESIAFSLRKNFSDQKNFRFRIAEVSGVDTEYSTLFTTIGDIKYDYLVIATGSTTNFFGNKEIERYAMPMKSIPEALNLRYLMLQNLEEAVRTTNKDDREALLSFVLVGAGPTGVELAGSLAELRNHILTKDYPELQKEEMKVYLVDFLPKVLGPFSDEGSSAAKDFLTGMGVEVLLNMKVESYDGNEIKFEGGKIIRTKNVIWSAGVMGVVPEGVNKEHLERGNRIRVDGTLRINGYNNIFAIGDVAAMITEKTPKGHPGVAQVAIQQGKHAAKNIVHILRGEQTEIFEYNDKGSLATIGRNKAIADLGKLKFQGFFAWLIWMFVHLISLLGFRNKVVVFVNWVGSYFSNNGGTRLIIRGFKREELSKKDEQVSVAD
- the glgB gene encoding 1,4-alpha-glucan branching protein GlgB, encoding MAKRSVKKDAEIPASKPVKTTKPKATKAIKPVSENLPEQQPQQLLAVEPYSRFTDFDVSLFQSGKHYKLYEKFGSHVVEHKGVIGTYFAVWAPNAQYISVMANFNGWNKGSHPLHVRWDGSGIWEGFIPNVGVGEVYKYFIKSSSGEELEKSDPFALRWEVPPLTGSIVADTYHEWQDELWMYTRHKHNNLAQPYSVYEVHLGSWARNWESPDEFYTYEQLIDKLVPYVKELGFTHVEFMPLAEHPYYPSWGYQVSGYFAASARYGTPQQLMRLIEAFHREGIGVIMDWVPSHFPGDIHALYRFDGTHLYEHADPRKGYHPDWKSYIFNYGRNEVRSFLISNAIFWLDRYHIDGLRVDAVASMLYLDYSRNHGEWEPNMFGGNENLEAISFLKDFNEACYSHFPDVQTIAEESTSFHGVSRPVFLGGLGFGMKWMMGWMHDTIKYFHEDPINRKYHHNQLTFSLIYAFTENFMLPFSHDEVVYGKGSMLRKMPGDEWQQFANLRLVYSYMFTHPGAKLLFMGSEFGQGDEWNYQHSLPWHLLEYPNHAGIKEAVKALNTLYKNEPALYEKQFSGDGFEWIDGGNVNDSIVVYSRKGNNPEDDVVVILNMTPVVRENYRVGVPDAGNWQEIFNSDEIGFWGSGVNNKGVTCSEAVNWHGRENSINITLPPLAASVFKRVK
- a CDS encoding LuxE/PaaK family acyltransferase — its product is MMKPGLEEIFSISNAVQFERAALQVFKYQANHCQVYSDFIRGLSVDSSKIQQVEQIPFLPISFFKNHTVKSDDKDADTVFTSSGTTGMITSRHYVSDVSWYEESFRNAFELFYGNIKNYTVLALLPSYLEREGSSLIYMAADLIKGSCNPYSGFYLYNHEELYQQLLKQQRAGKPTLLIGVTFALLDFVEAYQLNFPELIIMETGGMKGRRKEMIREELHNILCNGFGVEQIHSEYGMTELLSQAYSKGDGLFACPPWMKILIRDTNDPLSLIPSNKTGGINVIDLANINSCSFIATQDLGKLHAEGEFEVLGRFDNSDIRGCNLLIA
- a CDS encoding glycoside hydrolase family 31 protein, which gives rise to MEENTKDPEIEPTNVVADEEEDFKHVNNPVIGLKPIQKKYLGTANSCLQQTNKFYFTDGDAKVEVVVVTDQIIRVRLAPHGVFLDEFSYAVPKLEQKTTEFALFEDENEFRVSTNVVNCHIRKADFFISFSDAEHHITSSDAVSMHWEENVSFGGYYVFCTKTCAPQESFFGLGDKATELNLRGKRFVNWNTDAYSFQWNQDPIYRTIPFYISVNENIAHGIFFDNTYKSHFDFGKEQNDHTSFWADGGELRYYYIHGPHMMDVVKNYHLLTGTHAMPPMWAFGYHQCRWSYYPEAKVRAIAKTFREQQIPCDAIYLDIDYMDGYRCFTWNKKYFPDPKKMVKELSDDGFKTVVIIDPGIRVDDNYWVFKEGKEKNYFCRRSDDYFMEGHVWPGRCQFPDFTNPEVREWWGGLFQGLVEAGVAGVWNDMNEPAVFGTGTFPDDVRHQYDGHRGSHRKAHNVYGMQMVRATYEGLRNIMKNKRPFTITRAGYSGVQRYTSVWTGDNVATWEHLKLGNIQLQRLSISGIPFCGTDIGGFSGEPDGELFTRWIQIGTFAPFMRAHSAGDTKEREPWSFGEPYTSINRKFIELRYRLMPYFYSTFWEHHRYGFPILRPIVMQEQGEYSNHYRQDEFKYGDKLLVCPVLEPGQKSRKLYLHKGQWYNFWTNEIVEGGKEIEVETPLDTIPLFVKAGAVLPEYPVMQYVGEKEIEEVILNVYFNDIETNSFFFEDYGETFAYEQDIYSEKKFAVRGSVINFVIEQSMEGLYTPRYETYQFNVFGLPFTPTKIMADDKPITEFTINENKVLEFQTNKKFKKIEIAV